A stretch of DNA from Francisella uliginis:
ATTAACTACAAATCCACATCTTGAGCAAAGCGCTTTATATAGTGGGATTTTGATGATTATTCTGATATTTTTAGGAGTTAAGAGTCAGAAGCTTTTTGTGCGGATATCTACACTTTTAGTAGCTGTACTAGTTGTATCAATTATCATAGTTTCTATATGTTTAATTCCTTTATGGTCAACTAGTAACCTTTTAGAACTACCTTCTAGCAGTGGTGAATTTATTGCTAAAAGTATTATAATGTTGCCGTTTTCATTAACATCAATTTTGTTTATCCAGTCTCTAAGTCCAATGGTTATTGGTTATAGATCACATTACCGTTGTAAGGATAAAAGTTTTATTTTAAATAAAACTCTTAGGACGATGAGTATAGCATTTGTTATATTGGTTGTAATTATAGGTTTTTATGTATTATCCTTCTCTTTAGTTATTCCAAAAACTCAAGCATTAGCAGCAACAGCGAGCAATCAGTCAGCATTTATATTGCTAGAGAAGCAGGGCCAGTCAAATGATATATTATATGTTTGTGGAATTATTATCAGTTTATGTGCTATTTTAACTTCTTTTCTAAGTATCTTAGCGGGGATGGAAGAGTCTTTAAGAGGTATCTTGAGAGGAAAATTTAGAAAGAATGGTTTAGCTATTGAAGGTAAAAGCTTATTTAGTCTTAATACTGTGGTAGTTGTTATTATATTTCTATTAACATGGCTTTCGATAGTTT
This window harbors:
- a CDS encoding aromatic amino acid transport family protein, translating into MAVGAGIVLVPVSVGVVGFTVFMVSILIAYPGIYLFQKLYIQTLFESEKPKDYKEVVAELLGGKWSAFLGALYLLMMIIWTVIYAEVVAKSLASYLYMFKLTTNPHLEQSALYSGILMIILIFLGVKSQKLFVRISTLLVAVLVVSIIIVSICLIPLWSTSNLLELPSSSGEFIAKSIIMLPFSLTSILFIQSLSPMVIGYRSHYRCKDKSFILNKTLRTMSIAFVILVVIIGFYVLSFSLVIPKTQALAATASNQSAFILLEKQGQSNDILYVCGIIISLCAILTSFLSILAGMEESLRGILRGKFRKNGLAIEGKSLFSLNTVVVVIIFLLTWLSIVFNAPIYKLVPLSGPIFGILGCLVPAYIVFKTPSLKKYRTKSIYFIIFIGIVLVISPLLTSALS